In Amaranthus tricolor cultivar Red isolate AtriRed21 chromosome 5, ASM2621246v1, whole genome shotgun sequence, a genomic segment contains:
- the LOC130814221 gene encoding F-box/WD-40 repeat-containing protein At5g21040 produces the protein MAFECQKTSDDCLSEEVLSSIVVVHNNQLKERLGSLRFGKTPVNCGKSKSIWRKKIKGCESLVTELGFGSADNKIAAVSKSVAVDEGNTSAYCQSINDLPPVLVGEILSCLDPKELGILCCVSTAFSQIASDHSVWKDFYRERWGLPVANPLNPCLSDEKSWKELFVEREFRSKTFLGQYRPDFLTGHKEAVLTVFLLISAKLVFTAGYDAVVRIWDMEEGLSVDSSKPLGCTIRATAVDTKLLVVGGTNGFIQCWKTVEGVSHLFDLKGSQCQNSEFRLWEHEGPVTSLALDLTRIYSGSWDMTVRIWDRVFLTCVMVLRHSDWVWSIAPHDTTIASTSGSDVYIWNSTDGTLAAIIPRVHEGNTYALVRSHTGDFLFTGGEDGSIHMFDISNCGVDGILKVASWAPHSGPVNSLAFEFPWVVSASSDGKLSLIDVRKLLKSTRCSLMKHKNRKEATIEAPQRMLHGSGGSLFAVDIGADRIVCGGEDHVVKLWDFSRALEREMRARAQKAIRFQNRVRQRRLQADMNAKNGKADKCSVAAKKNPINGDWNDIWHSKRSVNGKVKA, from the coding sequence atgGCATTTGAATGCCAAAAAACTTCTGATGATTGTTTATCTGAGGAAGTTTTGAGTTCTATTGTTGTTGTTCATAATAATCAATTGAAAGAACGATTGGGTTCTTTGCGATTTGGTAAAACACCTGTTAATTGTGGAAAAAGTAAATCTATTTGGAGAAAAAAGATTAAAGGGTGTGAATCATTAGTTACCGAATTGGGATTTGGCAGTGCTGATAATAAGATTGCCGCCGTGTCAAAATCGGTGGCAGTTGATGAGGGTAATACCTCGGCTTACTGTCAGTCGATTAATGACCTTCCTCCGGTGTTAGTCGGGGAGATTTTGAGTTGTTTAGACCCAAAAGAGCTGGGCATTCTGTGTTGTGTTTCAACCGCTTTCAGTCAGATTGCATCAGATCATTCTGTATGGAAAGATTTTTATCGTGAGAGATGGGGTCTTCCAGTGGCGAACCCTTTGAATCCATGTTTATCTGATGAGAAGTCATGGAAGGAATTGTTTGTGGAAAGGGAGTTTAGGAGTAAAACCTTTTTAGGGCAGTATAGACCTGATTTTTTGACTGGCCATAAGGAAGCAGTTCTCACTGTTTTCTTGCTCATTTCGGCTAAGCTTGTTTTCACTGCTGGGTATGATGCTGTAGTCCGGATTTGGGATATGGAAGAAGGTTTGTCGGTTGATTCATCAAAGCCTCTTGGTTGCACGATTCGTGCTACTGCTGTTGATACTAAATTACTGGTAGTTGGGGGGACAAATGGTTTTATCCAATGTTGGAAGACTGTTGAGGGAGTCTCTCATTTGTTTGATCTAAAGGGTTCTCAATGCCAAAACTCGGAATTTCGATTATGGGAGCATGAGGGACCTGTGACTTCTCTTGCATTGGATCTTACTAGGATCTATAGTGGATCATGGGACATGACTGTGAGGATATGGGATCGTGTGTTTTTAACATGTGTTATGGTCTTGAGGCATAGTGATTGGGTATGGAGCATTGCGCCTCATGACACGACTATAGCTAGCACATCAGGTTCGGATGTTTATATCTGGAATTCTACTGATGGAACTCTGGCTGCAATTATACCTCGTGTTCATGAAGGAAACACTTATGCTCTAGTAAGGAGCCATACGGGTGACTTTCTATTCACCGGAGGAGAGGATGGATCGATACACATGTTTGACATCTCAAACTGTGGAGTAGATGGAATCTTGAAGGTGGCTTCTTGGGCCCCACACTCTGGACCTGTGAATTCCCTTGCATTTGAGTTTCCATGGGTTGTATCCGCTTCAAGTGATGGAAAGCTTTCCCTGATTGATGTGAGGAAACTTCTGAAATCTACCCGGTGTTCCCTGATGAAACATAAGAACAGAAAGGAGGCAACAATTGAGGCTCCTCAGAGGATGCTGCACGGTTCAGGAGGTAGTTTGTTTGCCGTGGATATTGGTGCTGATCGAATTGTTTGTGGAGGAGAGGATCATGTAGTGAAACTGTGGGACTTTTCTCGTGCTCTGGAAAGAGAAATGAGAGCTCGTGCTCAGAAGGCTATTCGGTTCCAAAACAGGGTGAGGCAGCGTAGGCTCCAAGCTGATATGAATGCTAAGAATGGCAAAGCTGATAAATGTTCAGTAGCAGCTAAGAAGAATCCCATCAATGGAGATTGGAATGACATTTGGCATAGTAAGCGCAGTGTTAATGGCAAGGTGAAGGCTTAG